In Monodelphis domestica isolate mMonDom1 chromosome 4, mMonDom1.pri, whole genome shotgun sequence, one DNA window encodes the following:
- the LOC100023471 gene encoding olfactory receptor 52P1-like, whose protein sequence is MLISNHSGATTFTLLGIPGLEVQHLWLSIPFSSMFVAILIGNGGILFLIATEATLQTPMYFLLAMLMVADLISTLAMLPRLLCIFWFDAHNIGTKGCLLQMFFIHCASVVRSALLVAMAFDRYVAVCEPLRYNTILSHTLVGQLGFLALAKGVVLILPMPLLLQRLTFCKTVIPHTYCDHMAVVKMACGHTKPNRVYGLFVILLVVGFDLLLIGVSYVLILHAVLRLSSRDAILKALNTCSAHFFVILITYVPALFSSITHRMGHIIPPHAHILLANLYLLMPSLFNPVIYGIKMKEIRNKIAKCLCKKDTLAISPRHKDVSG, encoded by the coding sequence ATGCTGatctccaaccattctggtgctACGACCTTCACCTTATTGGGCATTCCTGGTCTAGAGGTCCAGCATTTATGGCTCTCCATTCCTTTCTCATCCATGTTTGTTGCCATCCTGATTGGCAATGGTGGCATTCTTTTTCTAATAGCAACAGAGGCCACTCTTCAAACACCCATGTACTTCCTCCTGGCTATGCTGATGGTGGCTGACTTAATATCTACCTTGGCTATGCTTCCCAGGCTCCTCTGCATCTTCTGGTTTGATGCCCATAACATTGGCACCAAAGGATGTCTTCTTCAGATGTTCTTCATCCATTGTGCATCTGTGGTACGTTCAGCCCTCCTTGTGGCCATGGCCTTTGACCGCTATGTGGCAGTGTGTGAGCCACTCCGGTACAATACCATTCTGAGCCATACCCTGGTGGGGCAGCTGGGCTTTTTAGCCCTTGCCAAAGGAGTTGTGCTCATCCTGCCCATGCCCTTACTGCTCCAGAGACTTACCTTCTGTAAGACAGTCATTCCTCATACCTACTGTGACCACATGGCTGTTGTGAAGATGGCTTGTGGTCACACCAAGCCAAATCGTGTCTATGGATTGTTTGTAATCCTCCTGGTGGTTGGGTTTGATCTCCTGCTTATTGGGGTCTCCTATGTACTGATCCTCCATGCTGTTCTGCGCCTCTCATCCCGAGATGCCATTCTAAAGGCACTTAATACCTGTTCGGCTCATTTCTTTGTAATCCTCATCACCTATGTGCCTGCACTTTTCTCCTCCATAACTCACCGCATGGGACACATCATCCCTCCTCATGCACACATTCTACTTGCTAATCTCTACTTACTCATGCCCTCATTATTCAACCCTGTAATCTATGGAATTAAGATGAAAGAGATCCGGAATAAAATAGCAAAATGTCTGTGCAAGAAGGATACTCTGGCCATCAGCCCAAGACACAAAGATGTAAGTGGATAA